One Akkermansiaceae bacterium genomic region harbors:
- a CDS encoding phosphoribosylanthranilate isomerase yields MSFLDPAQTSLKICGVTIAKDAERLIELGVEALGVNFWSQSKRYINPEIAASFLKSSKGKIIRVGVFVNAFPDIPRQLLEDDLIDIAQFHGDESPEYCAPFADASLPFIKAIGVKNKNSLEKITDYRATAILLDTPAPGVYGGTGEKFDWTHAQTFITEHPETPILLAGGINPDNAADAIRQVHPAALDIASGAELSPGIKDFKKVQALLAATRLPIPDSCPP; encoded by the coding sequence GTGTCCTTCCTCGATCCAGCCCAAACATCGCTGAAAATTTGCGGCGTCACCATTGCCAAGGACGCGGAGCGTTTGATCGAGCTGGGTGTGGAAGCACTGGGGGTCAATTTCTGGTCACAATCAAAACGCTACATCAACCCGGAAATTGCAGCTTCCTTCCTGAAATCATCCAAGGGGAAAATCATCCGTGTCGGGGTCTTTGTCAATGCCTTCCCTGACATCCCGCGGCAACTACTGGAGGATGACTTGATCGACATTGCCCAGTTCCACGGAGATGAATCACCGGAGTATTGCGCCCCCTTTGCCGATGCCTCATTACCTTTTATCAAGGCAATTGGTGTAAAGAACAAGAATTCGTTAGAGAAAATCACCGACTACCGGGCCACTGCCATCTTGTTAGACACCCCTGCCCCGGGTGTTTATGGTGGCACGGGTGAAAAATTCGATTGGACACACGCACAAACCTTCATCACCGAGCATCCGGAGACCCCCATCCTGTTGGCCGGTGGTATCAATCCCGACAATGCCGCCGATGCCATCCGACAAGTCCACCCCGCAGCACTCGACATCGCCTCCGGCGCCGAACTTTCCCCGGGCATCAAGGACTTCAAAAAAGTTCAAGCCCTCCTGGCTGCCACCCGACTCCCGATTCCCGACTCCTGCCCCCCATGA
- the crcB gene encoding fluoride efflux transporter CrcB codes for MNLIYIFLGGGLGALSRFGLSSGIQSLAEHTRLHRFPIGIFACNLLGSFLIGCLFGYIASKGNEHPTWLHPLAVTGFLGAFTTFSTFALDTHKLFSASPALAMLNIIASVIGTLLAVWLGFKLCGQ; via the coding sequence ATGAACCTCATCTACATCTTCCTCGGCGGTGGACTTGGTGCCCTTTCCCGGTTCGGACTGTCTTCAGGCATTCAGTCGCTTGCAGAACACACCCGGCTGCACCGGTTCCCGATAGGTATTTTCGCCTGCAACCTCCTCGGCAGCTTTCTCATCGGCTGCCTCTTTGGATACATCGCTTCCAAGGGGAACGAACATCCCACCTGGCTTCATCCACTGGCCGTCACCGGTTTCCTTGGTGCATTCACTACCTTTTCAACCTTCGCTCTCGACACCCATAAACTGTTTTCCGCATCCCCCGCCCTGGCCATGCTCAACATCATCGCCTCCGTCATCGGCACCCTGCTCGCAGTTTGGCTGGGTTTTAAGCTCTGTGGCCAGTAA
- a CDS encoding NarK family nitrate/nitrite MFS transporter has product MHSDKLNVFSVKDPSIRTLHFTWIAFFLTFLVWFNHAPLGAAIVETFDLSKAQWKALLLLNVALTIPARIIIGILVDKFGPRVTYTFLMVASGVLCAFFALAQSYEQLAMARFLMGFVGAGFVIGIRMVGEWFPAKKVGLAEGIYGGWGNFGSAAAAFSLPSLALIYGGENGWRYALLTTAAIIFVYGFIYSRSVRDTPKGSTYFKPKKTGGLEVSSKRDFVFLLLMTIPMYLALALLAWKLSPSGVNLLSQPTVYIIYGFLVVLYAFQTSQIHRVNKDMLKDGTPELFRYKFKQVAILDINYFVTFGSELAVVSMLPMFFMETFSLSPVVAGLMASGFAFMNLAARPAGGLISDKIGRRKSMLIFMLGLAAGYLLLSQISGTWPLAVAVIATMACSFFVQSGEGAVFAMVPLIQRRMTGQIAGMAGAYGNVGAVVFLTIFSFVDASTFFLIIAGSSTVSFIATLFLEEPHGHTAEVMEDGSVEFIEVA; this is encoded by the coding sequence ATGCACTCTGATAAGCTAAACGTATTCTCCGTCAAAGACCCGAGCATTCGAACCTTACATTTTACCTGGATCGCCTTCTTCCTCACTTTCCTAGTATGGTTTAACCACGCCCCCCTCGGAGCTGCGATCGTGGAGACATTTGATCTCTCCAAAGCCCAGTGGAAGGCACTATTGCTCCTCAATGTTGCTCTTACCATACCCGCCCGGATCATCATTGGTATACTCGTTGATAAGTTCGGACCACGGGTGACCTATACTTTCCTGATGGTTGCTTCCGGGGTGCTCTGTGCATTTTTCGCACTCGCACAAAGCTACGAACAGCTTGCTATGGCTCGCTTTCTGATGGGCTTTGTCGGTGCCGGTTTTGTCATTGGCATACGGATGGTCGGCGAGTGGTTTCCGGCTAAAAAAGTGGGCCTTGCAGAAGGTATCTACGGTGGCTGGGGCAACTTCGGTTCGGCTGCCGCTGCATTCAGTCTACCGTCACTTGCCCTCATCTATGGAGGCGAAAATGGGTGGCGCTACGCCCTGCTGACCACAGCCGCCATTATTTTTGTCTATGGCTTTATCTATTCTCGCTCTGTCCGGGACACCCCCAAAGGATCAACTTACTTCAAACCCAAAAAAACGGGTGGACTTGAGGTCAGCAGCAAAAGGGATTTCGTTTTCCTCCTGCTGATGACCATCCCGATGTATCTCGCACTGGCATTGCTCGCATGGAAACTTTCTCCGAGTGGCGTCAATCTCTTGAGTCAACCTACCGTCTACATCATCTATGGCTTCTTGGTCGTCCTCTATGCCTTTCAAACGTCACAGATCCATCGAGTCAACAAGGACATGCTGAAGGACGGAACTCCTGAGCTGTTTAGATATAAATTCAAGCAGGTTGCCATTCTCGACATCAACTACTTTGTCACCTTCGGCTCGGAGCTTGCCGTCGTCTCCATGCTCCCCATGTTCTTTATGGAGACATTCTCACTCAGCCCCGTGGTTGCTGGTTTAATGGCATCAGGTTTTGCCTTTATGAACCTAGCAGCCCGCCCAGCGGGTGGTCTCATCAGTGATAAAATCGGCCGTCGTAAAAGCATGCTCATTTTCATGTTAGGACTCGCTGCCGGCTACCTGCTTTTAAGTCAGATTTCCGGGACATGGCCACTCGCCGTCGCCGTGATCGCAACCATGGCCTGCTCGTTTTTTGTCCAGTCGGGCGAGGGCGCTGTGTTTGCCATGGTGCCACTGATCCAACGCCGCATGACTGGCCAGATCGCAGGTATGGCCGGAGCTTATGGCAATGTGGGTGCCGTGGTATTCCTAACCATCTTCTCATTCGTTGACGCCTCCACGTTCTTTCTGATCATCGCAGGATCCAGTACCGTATCATTCATCGCTACACTCTTTCTCGAAGAGCCCCACGGCCATACAGCTGAAGTCATGGAAGACGGCAGCGTTGAGTTCATTGAAGTTGCATAA
- the nirB gene encoding nitrite reductase large subunit — protein MVTSKIKERIVVIGNGMVGYKFCERLADKDTTKAFQIVTFCEEPRIAYDRVHLSDYFAGKSAEDLSMAALDWYQEREIEIHVGDKIVSINRAAKTVTSAKGLTVGYDKIVMATGSDAFVPPVPGVNKDGVFVYRTIEDLEAITAYAKQSKRCAVIGGGLLGLEAAKAAQDLGLKTEVVEFAPRLMARQVDAAGGAMLKALIEERNIGVNLSKNTTNIAGDDKVTAMEFADGTTLDVDMIIVSAGIKPRDELARDAGLAVGGRGGIQVDKQLLTTDPDIYAIGECALFNGMIYGLVAPGYQMADVVSDQVLGRSNTFEGADMSTKLKLLGTDVASFGQIETGEGDDSREIVINDPVGKHYKKLVISADGKKLLGGILVGDASAYGGLLQMYHNELVLPPEPVRLILPAGEDGGGAAMGPADIPSSAQICSCEAVTKGELCKAIDNGACTVGDLKACTKAGTGCGGCVPLMTDILKAKLMENGVTVNNHLCEHFELSRTELYQVVRATGIKTFDELISKHGKGLGCEICKPAAASILASVWNEPILKHAPLQDSNDVYLANIQQDGTYSVIPRIPGGEITPDKLIVIGQVAKKYNLYMKLTGGQRIDLLGARVHQLPEIWKELVDAGFESGHAYGKALRTVKSCVGSTWCRFGVQDSTTLAIDLEERYRGIRSPHKLKSAVSGCARECAEARSKDFGIIATEKGWNLYVCGNGGMNPRHADLFATDIDRETLVRYIDRFLMYYIKTADRLERTSTWMTKLEGGLKHLQDVVINDSLGIADELEEQMQHLIDTYECEWKNAINDPEKLKRFRHFVNSDDEDDTVVFKQERNQIRPATDEERAACSTCTCSAS, from the coding sequence ATGGTCACCTCAAAAATCAAAGAACGCATTGTTGTCATCGGCAATGGCATGGTCGGATACAAATTCTGTGAACGCCTTGCTGACAAAGATACCACCAAGGCATTCCAAATTGTTACATTCTGTGAAGAACCCAGAATCGCCTACGACCGCGTACACCTCTCGGATTACTTTGCTGGAAAATCGGCAGAAGACCTCAGTATGGCGGCCCTTGATTGGTACCAAGAGCGAGAGATCGAAATTCATGTTGGCGACAAAATCGTGTCCATCAACCGCGCGGCAAAAACAGTAACCTCCGCCAAGGGGCTTACAGTTGGCTACGACAAAATCGTCATGGCTACCGGCTCCGATGCCTTTGTCCCCCCTGTTCCCGGTGTCAATAAAGATGGGGTCTTCGTTTACCGAACCATTGAGGATCTGGAAGCGATCACTGCTTACGCCAAGCAAAGCAAGCGGTGTGCTGTGATTGGCGGCGGTCTGCTAGGTCTCGAAGCCGCCAAGGCCGCCCAGGATCTCGGTCTCAAAACTGAAGTTGTCGAGTTCGCTCCCCGACTGATGGCTCGCCAGGTCGACGCGGCAGGTGGCGCGATGCTCAAGGCGCTTATCGAGGAACGCAATATTGGTGTCAACCTCAGTAAAAACACCACCAATATCGCTGGTGACGACAAGGTCACTGCGATGGAGTTTGCCGATGGTACCACCCTGGACGTTGATATGATCATCGTTTCCGCCGGCATCAAACCCCGTGATGAACTCGCCCGTGATGCAGGCCTCGCCGTAGGCGGTCGTGGCGGCATCCAGGTGGACAAGCAGCTACTCACCACCGACCCCGACATCTATGCCATTGGGGAGTGTGCGCTGTTCAACGGCATGATCTACGGCCTCGTCGCCCCTGGCTATCAGATGGCGGATGTTGTCAGTGATCAAGTGCTGGGTAGATCAAACACATTTGAAGGTGCCGACATGTCGACCAAGCTCAAACTGTTAGGAACCGATGTCGCCAGCTTTGGTCAGATTGAAACCGGCGAGGGCGATGATTCCCGGGAAATTGTGATCAACGACCCCGTTGGCAAACATTACAAAAAACTGGTCATTTCCGCAGATGGCAAAAAACTGCTCGGCGGAATTCTGGTTGGCGATGCCTCGGCATACGGTGGTCTGCTGCAGATGTACCACAACGAGCTGGTCCTGCCACCCGAGCCGGTACGTCTGATCCTTCCTGCTGGTGAGGATGGCGGTGGCGCGGCCATGGGCCCAGCGGATATCCCGAGCTCAGCTCAGATCTGTTCTTGTGAGGCAGTCACCAAAGGTGAGCTTTGCAAGGCGATCGACAACGGAGCATGCACCGTTGGCGATTTAAAAGCCTGCACGAAAGCGGGAACCGGATGCGGCGGCTGCGTTCCTTTGATGACCGACATTCTCAAAGCCAAGCTCATGGAGAATGGAGTGACTGTCAACAATCACTTGTGCGAGCACTTTGAGCTATCACGCACGGAGTTATATCAAGTGGTCAGGGCAACCGGCATCAAAACCTTCGATGAGCTGATTTCCAAACACGGCAAGGGACTCGGTTGCGAGATTTGTAAGCCCGCTGCCGCCTCGATCCTCGCCTCGGTCTGGAACGAGCCGATCCTTAAACATGCTCCCTTGCAGGACAGTAACGACGTCTACCTCGCAAACATCCAGCAGGATGGCACCTACTCGGTGATTCCCCGTATCCCGGGTGGTGAAATCACACCGGACAAACTGATCGTGATCGGCCAGGTGGCCAAAAAATACAATCTCTACATGAAACTGACCGGTGGCCAGCGGATCGATTTACTCGGTGCGCGGGTGCATCAGTTGCCGGAAATCTGGAAAGAGCTGGTGGACGCGGGTTTCGAGTCCGGCCACGCCTACGGCAAGGCACTGCGCACGGTGAAGTCATGTGTCGGCTCGACCTGGTGCCGTTTCGGAGTGCAGGACAGCACCACCCTGGCCATTGATCTGGAGGAACGCTACCGCGGGATTCGCTCACCCCACAAACTCAAGTCCGCGGTGAGCGGTTGTGCACGCGAATGTGCCGAAGCCAGAAGCAAGGATTTCGGTATCATTGCCACGGAAAAAGGATGGAACCTCTACGTCTGTGGTAACGGTGGTATGAACCCGCGCCACGCCGACTTGTTTGCCACGGATATTGACCGGGAGACGCTGGTCAGATACATTGATCGATTCCTGATGTATTACATCAAGACAGCCGATCGCCTGGAGCGGACGTCGACCTGGATGACCAAGCTCGAAGGAGGTCTGAAGCACCTTCAGGATGTGGTGATCAATGACTCCCTGGGAATTGCCGACGAGCTTGAAGAGCAAATGCAGCACCTGATCGATACTTACGAGTGTGAATGGAAAAACGCCATCAACGATCCGGAAAAGCTGAAGCGCTTCCGCCACTTCGTGAACTCCGACGACGAGGATGACACCGTGGTTTTCAAACAAGAGAGAAACCAAATCAGGCCCGCCACCGACGAGGAGCGTGCCGCATGTAGCACGTGCACCTGTTCAGCCAGCTAA
- the nirD gene encoding nitrite reductase small subunit NirD — MSNSWNKVGSISDFPADLGSCVKVNEQQIAVFRIAENGSPEKWYAVQNLNPYNQRMVLSRGIVGCTGAGHKVTCPLHKTPFSLKDGKHLGEGDVSDLKTYPLRVENNEVFLQVD; from the coding sequence ATGAGTAACTCCTGGAACAAAGTCGGGTCCATCTCAGACTTCCCTGCCGACCTCGGAAGCTGTGTCAAAGTAAACGAGCAGCAAATCGCCGTATTCCGCATCGCAGAAAACGGCAGCCCTGAGAAATGGTATGCGGTGCAGAATTTAAACCCATACAATCAGCGTATGGTCCTGTCCCGTGGCATTGTCGGATGCACCGGCGCCGGACACAAGGTGACATGCCCGCTGCATAAAACCCCGTTCTCCCTCAAGGACGGAAAACACCTCGGTGAGGGTGATGTCAGTGATCTGAAAACCTATCCGCTCAGGGTGGAAAACAACGAGGTCTTTCTGCAAGTCGACTGA
- a CDS encoding bifunctional protein-serine/threonine kinase/phosphatase has protein sequence MHFQNTMAISVGQSTEAGAKPVNEDCVGVRIPEGSLLATKGIAAVIADGVSAASAGLEAAEMCVQGFLADYYSTPESWQVKTSGHRIVGALNSWLTSQSRSQFRDEHKGYVSTFTAVVFKSRSAHIFHVGDTRIARLRQGGFERLTTDHSSRISEDTCYLTRAMGLGMELKVDYRKASLEVGDVYILTTDGVHDFVHADEITKTIVDNSDDLDTAAETIVGRALANGSGDNLSCVIIRVDALPDGDQDEVHRRLKARPFPPDLDPGMTIDGLRIESVLSASKSSQLYLVRDQETKQQMVMKTPSVNFQDDPAYIERFLMEEWIGRRVDHPHLVKLIRGSKTPKFLYFLIEHVKGASLGSWIQNHAKRPDTQEVVRIIREVTEGVRALHRKETLHQDIKPDNIMLDEKGRVKLIDYGSCQVASIREIEVPYDRQSALGTVDFSAPEYRLHIKPTTKADQFSIAMLAYHMLTGGKEPYGPKWEKASSLRDFSALTYTPSFKHQPMVPYWMDGALKKALSLRPENRYDTLSEFVHDLEQPNPRFIETRNLPLLERDPVRFWKWTSLVLLVALVVALLWR, from the coding sequence GTGCACTTCCAGAATACCATGGCGATCAGCGTCGGTCAGTCGACCGAAGCAGGTGCCAAACCAGTCAATGAAGACTGCGTGGGAGTGCGCATACCTGAAGGCAGCCTGCTAGCCACCAAAGGCATTGCCGCAGTCATTGCCGATGGTGTCAGTGCAGCCAGCGCGGGCCTGGAAGCTGCGGAAATGTGCGTCCAGGGCTTTCTCGCCGATTACTACAGCACGCCAGAATCGTGGCAGGTAAAAACATCCGGTCATCGCATCGTCGGCGCTCTCAACTCATGGCTCACTAGCCAGAGCCGGAGCCAGTTTCGGGATGAACACAAAGGATACGTCTCCACCTTCACCGCCGTGGTTTTCAAGTCACGCAGCGCACACATTTTCCATGTTGGTGACACCCGCATAGCACGGCTCAGGCAAGGTGGCTTCGAACGCCTGACAACCGACCACTCAAGCCGCATTTCCGAAGATACCTGTTACCTAACCCGGGCCATGGGACTGGGGATGGAACTCAAGGTCGATTATCGAAAAGCTTCTCTCGAAGTGGGTGATGTCTACATCCTAACAACTGACGGCGTGCATGACTTTGTTCATGCCGATGAAATTACGAAAACCATCGTAGATAATTCTGACGATCTGGATACGGCAGCCGAAACCATCGTCGGTCGAGCATTGGCTAACGGGAGCGGCGACAACCTCAGCTGTGTCATCATCCGCGTGGACGCGCTCCCGGACGGCGACCAGGATGAAGTGCATCGGCGGCTCAAGGCACGCCCCTTCCCTCCCGACCTTGACCCGGGCATGACAATCGACGGATTGCGTATTGAAAGTGTTCTGAGTGCCAGCAAGAGCAGCCAGCTCTACCTGGTCAGGGACCAGGAAACCAAGCAGCAGATGGTGATGAAAACCCCCTCGGTCAATTTCCAGGATGACCCCGCTTATATCGAACGTTTCCTCATGGAGGAATGGATCGGTCGCCGTGTTGACCACCCCCATCTGGTCAAACTGATTCGAGGAAGCAAAACGCCAAAGTTTCTGTATTTCCTCATTGAGCACGTCAAAGGAGCCAGTCTCGGATCTTGGATTCAGAATCACGCCAAGCGTCCGGATACCCAGGAAGTGGTGCGAATCATCCGTGAAGTCACTGAAGGAGTCAGGGCCCTGCACCGGAAAGAGACCCTCCATCAGGATATCAAACCCGATAACATCATGCTCGATGAAAAGGGCCGCGTCAAACTGATCGATTATGGCTCATGCCAGGTGGCGTCCATCCGGGAAATAGAGGTCCCCTATGATCGTCAATCCGCTCTTGGCACGGTTGATTTCAGCGCCCCTGAATACAGGTTGCACATCAAGCCCACCACCAAGGCCGACCAGTTTTCCATCGCCATGCTCGCTTACCACATGCTGACGGGTGGCAAAGAGCCATACGGACCCAAGTGGGAAAAGGCATCGAGCCTCCGTGACTTTAGCGCGCTGACATACACCCCGAGTTTTAAACACCAGCCCATGGTCCCCTACTGGATGGATGGAGCATTAAAAAAAGCCCTCAGTCTGCGTCCGGAAAACCGCTACGACACCCTGTCCGAATTTGTCCACGACCTGGAACAGCCGAACCCCCGGTTCATCGAGACCCGCAACCTTCCTCTACTTGAACGAGACCCGGTTCGTTTCTGGAAATGGACATCACTGGTGCTGCTGGTCGCTCTGGTCGTCGCCCTGCTCTGGCGCTGA